Proteins encoded by one window of Bacillus sp. 2205SS5-2:
- the dpaA gene encoding dipicolinic acid synthetase subunit A: MLTGMQIAVIGGDARQLEIIRKLTELDAKLSLVGFEQLDHAFTGAVKERLDEVEFSAIDAIILPVPGTNLTGEVDTIFSNEKAQLTQELLERTPPHCTIYSGISNDYLTQLTLNTQRNLVQLFERDDVAIYNSIPTVEGAIMMAIQHTDFTIHGSTCLVLGLGRVGMSVARTFHHLGAKVRVGARKTEHLARITEMGLIPFRLDDLDQEVSVADIVINTIPAPVVKATSISKMPTHTLILDLASKPGGTDFRYADKRGIKALLAPGLPGIVAPKTAGQILANVLSTLLLEQWKGE; encoded by the coding sequence ATGTTGACTGGAATGCAAATCGCAGTCATAGGTGGAGATGCTCGTCAACTCGAGATCATTCGTAAGCTCACCGAATTGGATGCTAAGCTCTCGTTAGTAGGGTTTGAGCAATTAGACCATGCTTTTACGGGAGCAGTGAAAGAAAGGTTAGACGAAGTAGAATTTAGTGCCATTGATGCCATTATTTTACCCGTACCAGGCACAAACTTAACGGGAGAAGTTGATACGATCTTTTCCAATGAAAAAGCTCAGCTTACCCAAGAGCTTTTAGAACGAACTCCACCACATTGTACAATATATTCTGGAATTTCAAATGATTATTTAACCCAATTAACCTTAAATACTCAGCGAAATCTTGTTCAACTGTTTGAAAGAGATGATGTAGCCATATACAACTCCATTCCTACCGTAGAAGGTGCCATTATGATGGCAATTCAGCATACTGATTTTACAATTCATGGATCAACTTGTTTAGTGTTAGGTTTAGGTAGAGTTGGCATGAGTGTTGCACGCACGTTTCACCACCTAGGTGCCAAAGTGCGGGTCGGCGCGAGGAAAACAGAGCACCTAGCAAGAATTACGGAAATGGGTCTTATCCCTTTCCGCTTGGATGATCTTGATCAAGAGGTAAGTGTTGCTGATATAGTGATTAATACGATTCCTGCTCCAGTCGTAAAGGCAACCTCTATTAGTAAGATGCCTACCCACACCTTAATCCTTGACCTTGCTTCAAAGCCAGGTGGAACCGATTTTCGTTATGCGGATAAAAGAGGTATCAAAGCGTTGTTAGCGCCTGGATTACCGGGAATTGTAGCACCCAAAACGGCAGGGCAAATTTTAGCGAATGTCTTGTCAACCTTACTTCTTGAGCAGTGGAAAGGAGAATGA
- the dpaB gene encoding dipicolinate synthase subunit B, translating to MDLKGKRIGFGLTGSHCTYDAVFPEIENLVNLGVEVIPVVSSTVKNTVTRFGDGEDWIQRIEDVTGHKVVDTIVKAEPLGPKLPLDCMIIAPLTGNSMSKFANAMTDSPVLMAAKATLRNHRPVVLGISTNDALGLNGPNLMRLMATKDIYFIPFGQDAPENKPKSMVARMTTLQYTVEAALEGKQLQPVIVEKYLD from the coding sequence ATGGATTTGAAAGGAAAAAGAATAGGATTCGGCTTAACGGGGTCACATTGCACGTATGATGCAGTTTTTCCAGAAATCGAAAATCTCGTCAATTTAGGAGTAGAGGTGATACCTGTTGTCTCTTCAACTGTGAAAAATACGGTTACTCGATTTGGAGATGGAGAAGATTGGATTCAGCGAATTGAAGATGTTACCGGTCATAAAGTAGTGGATACAATCGTAAAGGCTGAACCACTTGGACCTAAACTGCCACTCGATTGTATGATTATTGCTCCACTTACCGGAAACTCAATGAGTAAATTTGCGAATGCCATGACCGATTCACCTGTATTGATGGCTGCAAAAGCGACCCTTCGAAACCATCGGCCGGTCGTATTGGGAATTTCAACCAATGATGCACTGGGTCTAAATGGCCCCAATTTAATGAGATTAATGGCAACAAAAGATATTTACTTTATTCCATTCGGTCAAGATGCACCTGAGAATAAACCCAAATCGATGGTAGCTAGAATGACTACGCTTCAATATACGGTAGAGGCTGCTCTTGAAGGAAAACAATTACAACCTGTGATCGTAGAAAAATATCTCGATTAG
- the asd gene encoding aspartate-semialdehyde dehydrogenase, whose amino-acid sequence MNSAGFHVAILGATGAVGQQMIATLEARNFPIRKLTLLSSARSAGSRIEFSGQELIVEEATPEKFDGVDLALFSAGGEISKKFAPEAVKRGAIVVDNTSAFRMDEGVPLVVPEVNEEDLHHHKGIIANPNCSTIQMVVALGPLSSQYGLKKVVVSTYQAVSGAGKAAVDELYNQSRNILNEEEVMATVLPVKNGNKHHQIAFNAIPQIDSFTENGYTFEEMKMINETKKIMHMPSLKVAATCVRLPIETGHSESVYIELEQKGVNLNDIQTLLQHSPGIVLEDEPEQQVYPMPAQSVGKNEVFVGRIRRDLDDETGFHLWIVSDNLLKGAAFNSVQIAESLVKLDLL is encoded by the coding sequence ATGAATTCAGCAGGATTCCATGTAGCCATACTTGGCGCAACTGGAGCGGTAGGACAACAAATGATTGCAACCCTTGAAGCGAGGAATTTCCCTATAAGAAAATTAACCTTACTCTCTTCGGCGCGGTCAGCCGGATCGAGGATTGAATTTAGCGGGCAGGAATTGATTGTAGAAGAAGCAACACCTGAAAAATTTGACGGTGTCGATCTTGCATTATTTAGTGCAGGAGGAGAAATTTCCAAAAAATTTGCTCCTGAAGCAGTTAAACGCGGGGCGATTGTCGTAGATAACACGAGTGCTTTTCGGATGGACGAAGGGGTTCCGCTTGTTGTTCCGGAGGTAAACGAAGAGGACTTACATCACCACAAGGGTATTATTGCGAACCCGAATTGCTCCACAATTCAAATGGTCGTTGCACTGGGTCCTTTATCCAGTCAATATGGCCTTAAGAAAGTAGTTGTAAGCACGTATCAAGCTGTTTCAGGTGCAGGGAAAGCGGCAGTTGATGAACTATATAATCAATCAAGGAATATATTAAATGAAGAAGAGGTAATGGCAACAGTGCTACCGGTGAAGAACGGGAATAAACATCACCAAATTGCGTTTAATGCTATTCCTCAAATTGACTCCTTTACTGAAAATGGCTACACATTTGAAGAAATGAAAATGATTAATGAAACGAAAAAAATTATGCATATGCCTTCCCTCAAAGTAGCCGCGACATGTGTTCGTTTACCTATTGAAACAGGTCATTCTGAATCAGTATATATTGAACTTGAACAAAAAGGGGTAAACCTTAATGACATCCAAACACTACTACAACATTCTCCAGGTATTGTGTTAGAGGATGAACCAGAGCAGCAAGTATACCCAATGCCAGCTCAATCTGTGGGCAAGAATGAAGTGTTTGTTGGTAGAATCCGTCGTGACCTAGATGATGAAACGGGTTTTCATTTGTGGATTGTTTCGGATAACTTATTAAAAGGAGCTGCGTTTAATTCTGTACAAATCGCTGAGAGTCTTGTGAAACTAGACTTACTATAA
- the dapG gene encoding aspartate kinase, which produces MKLIVQKFGGTSVKEEDGRQRACLHVKKAVDEGYKVVVVVSAMGRKGDPYATDTLLSLIGGNSTTLTKREQDLLLSCGEIISSLVFVERLIDQGISAQALTGAQAGFYTNSDHTNAKILDMKTERLLEALTVHDVVVVAGFQGACESGDVTTIGRGGSDTSASALGVAVEAEYIDIFTDVTGLMTADPRLTKKARALSVVTYNEVCNMAYQGAKIIHPRAVEIAMKAQIPIRIRSTFSADSGTLVTSWEKREIDVDQKIRPVTGIAHVKNIAQIKVFAKKDQYNLQSEVFKAMAAANISVDFINISPTGVVYTVAAEVIEKAEEILTKLNHQPLIEYECAKVAVVGAGMTGVPGVTSTIVTALSEKGIRILQSADSHSTIWVLVKNQDLVEAVNALHDVFQLQETLIMQPDQLEDE; this is translated from the coding sequence ATGAAGCTGATTGTACAAAAATTTGGGGGAACTTCGGTTAAAGAGGAAGATGGAAGGCAACGAGCTTGTTTGCATGTGAAAAAAGCGGTAGATGAAGGCTATAAAGTCGTCGTGGTGGTTTCCGCTATGGGAAGAAAAGGGGATCCATATGCTACAGATACTCTTCTCTCCCTTATTGGAGGAAACAGCACCACATTAACCAAAAGAGAACAAGACTTGCTTCTATCATGTGGAGAAATCATTTCTAGTTTAGTGTTCGTGGAACGGCTGATTGACCAAGGTATATCTGCACAAGCATTAACTGGTGCACAAGCTGGCTTTTATACCAATAGTGATCACACAAATGCCAAGATTCTTGACATGAAAACAGAACGACTATTAGAAGCTTTAACCGTACATGATGTGGTTGTTGTAGCGGGTTTTCAAGGTGCATGTGAGAGTGGAGATGTTACAACAATCGGACGAGGTGGAAGTGATACATCTGCGTCTGCCCTTGGGGTGGCGGTAGAGGCTGAGTATATTGATATTTTTACAGACGTGACCGGATTAATGACAGCTGATCCACGCTTAACTAAAAAAGCTCGAGCCCTCTCCGTCGTTACGTATAACGAGGTCTGTAATATGGCTTATCAAGGAGCGAAGATTATTCACCCGCGGGCGGTCGAGATCGCGATGAAAGCCCAGATTCCAATCAGAATTCGTTCTACATTTTCTGCCGATTCAGGAACACTCGTAACATCTTGGGAAAAGCGTGAAATTGATGTCGATCAAAAAATTAGACCTGTAACAGGTATCGCGCATGTAAAAAATATCGCACAAATTAAAGTATTTGCTAAAAAAGATCAATACAACTTGCAATCGGAAGTATTTAAAGCGATGGCTGCCGCCAATATTTCCGTAGATTTTATTAATATTTCTCCAACGGGAGTGGTGTACACCGTTGCTGCGGAAGTGATTGAAAAAGCAGAAGAAATATTAACCAAACTGAATCATCAACCGCTGATCGAATATGAATGCGCAAAGGTTGCAGTCGTTGGTGCTGGCATGACAGGTGTACCTGGAGTAACGTCTACTATCGTCACTGCTTTGTCTGAAAAAGGCATTCGTATCCTTCAATCCGCAGATAGTCATTCAACGATTTGGGTTTTAGTCAAGAATCAAGATCTTGTTGAAGCGGTAAATGCACTTCATGATGTTTTTCAACTACAAGAAACTTTGATAATGCAGCCAGATCAATTGGAAGATGAATAG
- the dapA gene encoding 4-hydroxy-tetrahydrodipicolinate synthase, with protein sequence MNYGRISTAMVTPFDHRGNIDFKKTTALVNYLIENGSDSLVIAGTTGESPTLTAEEKLALFSHVVKVVAGRVPVIAGTGSNNTYASIEFTKKAEKTGIDSVLLVTPYYNKPSQKGLYEHFNAIAKETSLPVMLYNVPGRSVANLSPETVIALSKIENIIAVKEASGDLSVMTEIIAGTADDFHLYSGDDGLTLPVLAVGGVGVVSVAAHIIGNEMQDMMDSFLKGDYLSAAKSHQQLLPIMNGMFAQPSPAPVKTALQLRGMDVGPVRLPLVALTETERNKLQSLL encoded by the coding sequence ATGAACTATGGTAGAATCTCAACCGCAATGGTCACACCGTTTGACCACAGAGGAAACATTGATTTTAAAAAAACAACAGCACTAGTCAACTACCTAATTGAGAATGGGTCGGATTCTTTAGTAATAGCAGGTACAACCGGAGAATCTCCTACGTTAACAGCAGAAGAAAAACTAGCGCTTTTTTCACATGTCGTAAAGGTTGTTGCGGGGCGTGTGCCTGTCATTGCTGGAACCGGTAGTAATAATACGTATGCCTCAATCGAATTCACGAAAAAAGCAGAAAAAACTGGAATTGACAGTGTGTTACTCGTCACACCGTATTATAATAAGCCATCTCAAAAAGGGCTATACGAACATTTTAATGCCATTGCCAAGGAAACCAGTTTACCTGTAATGTTGTATAATGTGCCAGGACGCTCGGTTGCGAATCTTTCCCCAGAAACTGTGATTGCCCTTTCTAAAATTGAGAATATTATTGCGGTGAAAGAAGCAAGTGGAGATTTGAGTGTGATGACTGAAATTATCGCTGGAACGGCTGATGATTTTCATCTCTATAGTGGAGACGATGGATTAACACTGCCCGTGCTAGCTGTAGGGGGAGTGGGAGTTGTATCAGTAGCAGCCCATATTATCGGAAATGAAATGCAAGACATGATGGATTCTTTCTTGAAAGGGGATTATCTATCTGCCGCAAAATCTCATCAACAGCTATTACCGATAATGAACGGAATGTTTGCTCAACCCAGTCCAGCCCCAGTCAAAACGGCGCTTCAATTGAGAGGGATGGATGTTGGCCCAGTAAGGTTGCCTCTTGTTGCCCTAACAGAAACAGAACGGAATAAACTTCAATCATTGCTTTAA
- a CDS encoding ribonuclease J: MRKRKNDSIKIIPLGGVGEIGKNMYVIEVDDEIFVMDAGLMFPENEMLGIDIVIPDIRYLEENKDRVKGIFLTHGHEDALGALTYVLQKVSAPVYGTKLTVALAKARLKEDAFQDDVKFYTVHSETELFFDGVSVTFFRTTHSIPDSVGVCIHTSEGSIVHTGEFKFDQGAQGLYKPDIGKMAQIGENGVLCLLSDSTEAERPGYTTSETVIASEVSDAFHSSKGRIIVSCYASNLIRIQQVFDAAAANQRKVAVVGRSIKRVFEIALQLEYLHVAEGILIPIEEAKHYQKEEIVILATGNQGEPLEALQKMTKQSHKLVNIEKGDTVFIAATPSPSMELILSKTINMLYRAGANVLTASRKVHVSGHGSQEDLKMMINLMKPEYFIPIQGEYRMLRSHARLAEETGIPKNRIYLVDKGEIVEYKEKKMRVSGKVPAGNVLIDGLGVGDVGNIVLRDRKLLSQDGIFIVVVTLNRRNKSMVSGPEIISRGFVYVRESEKLIEESTALIQDIVERNIAKKSFEWSSIKQEIRDQLNYFLFNKTRRRPMILPIIMEV; this comes from the coding sequence GTGAGAAAGAGAAAGAATGATTCCATTAAGATTATACCTCTTGGTGGAGTAGGAGAAATCGGAAAAAACATGTACGTTATTGAGGTAGACGATGAGATATTTGTGATGGATGCAGGGCTGATGTTTCCAGAAAATGAAATGCTCGGGATTGATATTGTCATTCCAGATATTCGCTACCTAGAGGAAAATAAAGATCGAGTAAAGGGAATCTTTTTAACTCATGGGCATGAAGACGCTCTTGGTGCGCTAACTTATGTTCTTCAAAAAGTGTCGGCTCCTGTATATGGGACGAAATTAACCGTCGCTTTAGCAAAAGCACGTTTAAAAGAAGATGCTTTCCAAGATGATGTAAAATTTTATACCGTTCATTCTGAAACTGAGCTATTTTTTGATGGAGTTAGTGTTACGTTTTTTAGAACTACTCATAGCATTCCAGATTCAGTGGGCGTATGTATTCACACGTCGGAAGGAAGTATAGTTCACACTGGAGAGTTTAAATTTGATCAAGGAGCACAAGGATTGTACAAGCCTGATATTGGGAAAATGGCACAAATTGGAGAAAATGGTGTCCTTTGTCTTCTTTCTGATAGCACAGAAGCAGAACGACCTGGCTACACGACTTCTGAAACGGTGATTGCAAGCGAAGTATCCGATGCCTTTCACTCGTCAAAGGGACGAATCATTGTTTCGTGTTATGCAAGTAACTTGATTCGTATTCAGCAAGTGTTCGATGCGGCGGCGGCCAACCAACGGAAAGTAGCAGTCGTTGGAAGAAGTATTAAACGGGTGTTTGAAATTGCGCTTCAATTAGAGTATCTACACGTAGCTGAAGGTATTCTTATTCCAATCGAAGAAGCGAAACACTACCAAAAAGAAGAAATTGTGATTTTAGCAACCGGAAATCAAGGGGAACCATTAGAGGCACTCCAAAAAATGACAAAACAAAGTCATAAACTTGTGAATATTGAGAAAGGCGATACGGTTTTTATTGCCGCTACGCCATCACCAAGCATGGAACTCATTCTTTCTAAAACGATTAATATGTTGTACAGAGCTGGTGCAAATGTGTTAACTGCTTCTAGAAAAGTTCATGTATCTGGTCACGGAAGTCAAGAAGATTTGAAAATGATGATTAATTTAATGAAGCCTGAATATTTTATCCCAATTCAAGGGGAATATCGCATGCTTCGAAGTCATGCACGTCTAGCTGAAGAAACTGGCATCCCTAAAAACCGTATTTATCTTGTCGATAAAGGTGAAATTGTTGAATACAAAGAAAAGAAAATGCGGGTAAGTGGAAAAGTACCTGCTGGGAATGTCTTAATTGATGGTTTAGGTGTAGGAGATGTAGGAAACATCGTCCTTCGCGATCGAAAATTATTATCACAAGATGGCATCTTCATTGTTGTGGTCACATTAAACCGAAGAAACAAATCAATGGTATCAGGTCCTGAAATTATTTCACGAGGTTTTGTGTACGTAAGAGAGTCGGAGAAACTTATTGAAGAGTCTACAGCGTTGATTCAAGATATTGTCGAACGAAATATTGCAAAGAAAAGCTTCGAGTGGTCAAGTATTAAGCAGGAAATACGTGATCAATTGAATTACTTTTTATTCAATAAAACAAGAAGACGACCAATGATTCTACCAATTATTATGGAAGTCTAA
- a CDS encoding ClpP family protease gives MNQSTPDNGKEEKGSSPLLEKIQQLGQTNVPQMSQDSNIHCLTIVGQIEGHMQLPPQNKTTKYEHIIPQLVAIEQNPKIEGVLIVLNTVGGDVEAGLAISEMLASLSKPTVSIVLGGGHSIGVPIAVSCDYSLIAETATMTIHPVRLTGLVIGVPQTFEYLDKMQDRVINFVTGHSNITEEDFKDLMFAKGNLTRDIGTNVVGNDAVKYGLIDAVGAVGEAIKKLNELMSHNKQEGEELIQ, from the coding sequence ATGAATCAATCCACTCCAGACAATGGGAAAGAGGAAAAAGGTTCTTCTCCATTACTGGAAAAAATTCAACAGTTAGGACAAACTAACGTCCCGCAGATGTCACAAGATTCTAACATTCATTGCTTAACAATAGTTGGACAAATTGAAGGTCATATGCAACTGCCCCCGCAAAATAAAACAACTAAATATGAGCATATTATTCCGCAACTTGTTGCGATCGAACAAAACCCGAAAATTGAGGGTGTATTAATTGTTTTAAATACCGTAGGGGGGGATGTTGAAGCCGGACTTGCAATATCTGAAATGTTAGCTTCTTTATCAAAACCGACGGTATCTATTGTTCTCGGAGGAGGACACTCCATTGGTGTTCCAATCGCTGTATCGTGCGATTATTCTTTAATTGCTGAAACCGCAACTATGACCATCCATCCGGTTCGTTTAACTGGGCTTGTAATTGGTGTACCTCAAACCTTCGAGTATTTAGATAAAATGCAAGACAGAGTAATCAATTTTGTGACGGGTCATAGCAATATCACTGAAGAAGATTTTAAAGATTTGATGTTTGCGAAAGGAAATTTAACAAGAGATATAGGAACGAATGTAGTCGGAAATGACGCAGTAAAATATGGGTTAATTGATGCTGTTGGGGCGGTTGGGGAGGCCATTAAAAAATTAAATGAATTAATGAGTCACAATAAGCAGGAAGGCGAGGAACTGATACAATGA
- a CDS encoding YlzJ-like family protein, translating into MILHTTVPYEMIFPAEMSGYEDQRVITYNGIPIIVQQDQQGCRVVRIISSDPQHFIDDTITPGEYLSISF; encoded by the coding sequence ATGATTCTACATACAACCGTACCCTATGAAATGATTTTTCCTGCTGAGATGAGTGGGTATGAAGATCAGCGAGTAATCACCTATAACGGGATACCGATTATCGTTCAACAAGATCAACAAGGGTGTAGAGTGGTAAGAATTATCAGTAGTGATCCCCAACATTTTATTGATGATACAATTACACCAGGTGAGTATCTATCAATTTCCTTCTAA
- a CDS encoding FtsK/SpoIIIE family DNA translocase: MAKRKKRTRKQTTMKQTLKYELIGMILIALSLIAIVEVGAVGKTFVMFSRFFLGEWFMLTFIGLLILSGYLMIKREMPFLFRMRLIGIYIIILSILLLSHVELFKQLSNNGQMSTSVIRNTWNLFWLDVRGDLSTSDLGGGMIGATLFALFYFLFDSWGTQIFSIILIMIGFILLTGKSLGEWFGQVVMWIKDFTVKQWNAFLSDMDVWKDERKQKKQTKKEQKLENKQKPDPSQQVNERETESQLSNEESAMEVTEPIISSFVHKAYGSDEINQEDVQEETLQSVSPLHVDKQDSNQEAVEIPPITFTEVENKDYKLPPITLLNRPKQADQSTEYRLIHANAAKLERTFQSFGVKAKVTQVHLGPAVTKYEVHPDVGVKVSKIVNLSDDLALALAAKDIRIEAPIPGKSAIGIEVPNSEVAMVSLREVIDSHENDRPESKLLIGLGRDITGEAVLAELNKMPHMLVAGATGSGKSVCINGIITSILMRAKPHEVKLMMIDPKMVELNVYNGVPHLLAPVVTDAKKASQALKKVVNEMERRYELFSHTGTRNIEGYNEYINRHNAQNEEKQPHLPYIVVIVDELADLMMVASNDVEDSITRLAQMARAAGIHLIIATQRPSVDVITGVIKANIPSRIAFAVSSQTDSRTILDMGGAEKLLGRGDMLFLPVGASKPVRVQGAFLSDDEVEEIVNFVIEQQKAQYQEEMIPDDVPEETPNQSEDTLFDEAVQLIAEMQTASVSMLQRRFRIGYTRAARLIDEMEGRGIVGPYEGSKPRTVLIGKPSEEHTS; encoded by the coding sequence ATGGCAAAAAGAAAAAAACGAACGCGAAAGCAAACGACAATGAAACAAACACTGAAATATGAGCTGATTGGTATGATTCTAATTGCGTTAAGCTTAATCGCAATTGTAGAAGTGGGAGCGGTGGGGAAAACCTTCGTGATGTTTTCACGCTTCTTTCTTGGGGAATGGTTCATGCTAACGTTTATAGGTTTGCTCATCCTGTCAGGTTATTTGATGATAAAAAGAGAGATGCCGTTTTTATTTCGAATGCGTCTTATAGGGATTTACATAATCATTCTTTCTATTTTGCTTCTTAGTCACGTAGAGTTATTTAAACAGCTCTCGAATAATGGACAAATGTCAACAAGTGTCATTCGGAATACGTGGAATTTGTTTTGGCTCGATGTACGTGGTGATTTATCCACATCTGACCTCGGGGGTGGAATGATTGGAGCAACACTTTTTGCTCTGTTTTACTTTCTGTTCGATTCTTGGGGAACACAAATCTTTAGCATTATCCTCATTATGATAGGTTTTATCCTTTTAACTGGTAAATCACTCGGTGAATGGTTCGGCCAAGTGGTTATGTGGATAAAAGACTTTACTGTGAAACAATGGAATGCGTTTCTTAGTGATATGGATGTATGGAAAGACGAACGAAAACAAAAAAAACAAACAAAAAAAGAACAAAAGCTTGAAAACAAGCAAAAGCCTGACCCGTCTCAACAGGTAAACGAGCGTGAAACTGAGTCGCAACTTTCAAATGAAGAATCCGCGATGGAAGTGACCGAACCGATTATTTCAAGCTTTGTCCATAAGGCATATGGAAGCGATGAGATTAATCAAGAGGACGTGCAGGAAGAAACATTACAATCAGTATCTCCCCTACATGTGGACAAGCAAGATAGTAATCAGGAAGCGGTTGAAATTCCACCTATCACCTTTACGGAAGTGGAAAACAAAGACTATAAATTACCGCCTATAACGCTGTTAAATCGACCGAAACAAGCAGACCAAAGTACCGAATATCGTCTAATCCATGCTAATGCAGCAAAGTTAGAGCGAACCTTTCAAAGCTTTGGCGTAAAAGCAAAGGTTACACAAGTTCATCTAGGTCCAGCAGTAACCAAGTATGAAGTTCATCCGGATGTAGGAGTAAAGGTTAGTAAAATAGTGAATCTAAGTGATGATTTAGCTCTCGCTTTAGCTGCGAAAGATATTCGTATAGAGGCACCGATCCCTGGAAAATCAGCGATTGGAATTGAAGTACCTAACTCTGAAGTAGCAATGGTCTCCTTAAGAGAAGTCATTGACTCCCATGAAAATGACCGACCGGAATCGAAGCTGTTAATCGGATTGGGACGAGATATTACCGGTGAGGCTGTGTTAGCAGAACTCAATAAAATGCCGCATATGCTTGTAGCCGGAGCAACGGGTAGTGGGAAAAGTGTGTGTATTAATGGAATCATTACGAGCATTTTAATGAGAGCGAAACCCCATGAAGTGAAATTGATGATGATCGACCCTAAAATGGTTGAATTAAATGTGTACAATGGCGTTCCACATTTGCTTGCACCGGTAGTAACCGACGCGAAGAAAGCATCCCAAGCGTTGAAAAAAGTCGTTAATGAAATGGAGAGGAGATACGAATTATTTTCTCATACGGGAACACGAAATATTGAAGGGTATAATGAGTATATTAATCGCCATAATGCCCAAAATGAAGAAAAACAGCCTCATTTGCCTTATATTGTCGTTATCGTGGACGAGCTCGCCGATTTAATGATGGTCGCATCAAATGATGTGGAAGATAGCATTACGCGCTTGGCTCAAATGGCTCGTGCAGCTGGTATTCATTTAATTATTGCTACTCAACGTCCCTCGGTGGATGTCATTACGGGAGTCATTAAGGCAAACATCCCGTCTAGGATCGCTTTTGCAGTGTCTTCTCAAACGGATTCCAGAACGATTCTTGATATGGGGGGAGCTGAGAAATTATTAGGCCGTGGAGATATGCTGTTTTTACCTGTTGGAGCCTCGAAACCCGTGCGTGTTCAGGGAGCGTTCTTGTCAGATGATGAAGTAGAAGAAATCGTAAATTTTGTTATTGAACAACAAAAGGCCCAATACCAGGAAGAAATGATTCCTGATGACGTTCCAGAAGAAACGCCGAATCAATCAGAAGACACATTATTTGATGAGGCGGTTCAATTGATTGCCGAAATGCAAACAGCCTCCGTTTCCATGCTACAACGCCGTTTTAGGATCGGTTATACCCGAGCGGCACGATTAATTGATGAAATGGAAGGAAGAGGAATCGTTGGTCCTTATGAAGGAAGCAAACCAAGGACAGTCCTAATCGGTAAACCCTCCGAAGAGCATACATCATAA
- a CDS encoding GntR family transcriptional regulator, with product MTIRTDTRHLYLQVIDRLKKDIEKGIYNEKEKLPSEFDLSKQLGVSRATLREALRILEEENVIIRRHGVGTFVNAKPLFTSGIEQLNSVTNMIKQAGMTPGTIFLSSTTQVATEEDVSRFTCSENEEMAVIDRVRTANGEPIVYCIDKIPAYIIPEKMIHENESLLVGLEKEGNVSIAYAVAHIEPIGYHEKISPILHCEPETALLVLKQTHYDEKDEPILYSVNYFRADKFSFHVLRKRI from the coding sequence TTGACGATTAGAACAGATACAAGGCATTTGTACTTGCAAGTCATTGACCGATTAAAAAAAGACATTGAAAAAGGCATCTACAACGAAAAGGAAAAACTTCCTTCGGAATTTGATTTGTCGAAACAGCTAGGTGTTTCTAGAGCTACGTTAAGAGAGGCTTTGAGAATTCTAGAGGAAGAAAATGTCATAATCCGAAGACATGGCGTCGGTACTTTTGTTAACGCTAAACCGCTGTTCACATCAGGAATTGAACAGCTTAATAGTGTAACCAATATGATCAAACAAGCTGGTATGACGCCTGGGACTATTTTCTTAAGTTCAACTACCCAAGTAGCTACCGAAGAGGATGTTAGCCGGTTTACATGCTCAGAGAATGAAGAAATGGCCGTGATTGATAGGGTTCGTACAGCAAACGGAGAGCCAATCGTATATTGTATTGATAAAATTCCTGCATACATCATTCCAGAAAAAATGATTCATGAAAATGAGTCGTTATTAGTAGGACTTGAGAAGGAAGGAAATGTCTCAATTGCGTATGCGGTTGCTCATATTGAACCGATCGGGTATCACGAGAAAATTTCACCCATACTCCATTGTGAGCCTGAGACAGCACTTCTCGTTTTAAAACAAACGCACTATGATGAAAAAGATGAACCGATTCTTTACTCAGTCAATTACTTTCGCGCAGACAAATTCAGCTTTCATGTTTTACGAAAACGAATCTAG